The Cuculus canorus isolate bCucCan1 chromosome 16, bCucCan1.pri, whole genome shotgun sequence genome includes a region encoding these proteins:
- the PTPN1 gene encoding tyrosine-protein phosphatase non-receptor type 1 isoform X2, with translation MQSPEPRPREQPERRGGQAWRGCPTMEIEKEFHRLDQAASWAAIYQDIRHEASDFPCKVAKHPRNKNRNRYRDVSPFDHSRIKLNQGDNDYINASLIKMEEAQRSYILTQGPLPNTCGHFWEMVWEQKSRGVVMLNRVMEKGSVKCAQYWPRKEEKEMVFEDTNLKLTLVSEDIKSYYTVRQLELENLTTQETREILHFHYTTWPDFGVPESPASFLNFLFKVRESGSLNPEHGPVVVHCSAGIGRSGTFCLVDTCLLLMDKRKDPSSVDVKHVLLEMRKYRMGLIQTADQLRFSYLAVIEGAKFIMGDASVQWKELSNEDVDPPPEHTPPPPRPPKRTSEMHNGKMHEHTEFFPKHQVVEEEIRCSVGTVEEMVPDGRARSSVPLTTDSTSLDTEIRRRTVGENPRLSPHKEESMKSESSEEEEENVMTTWKPFLVNICMFTFLTAGAYLCYRVCFH, from the exons GACATCAGGCATGAAGCCAGCGATTTTCCGTGTAAAGTGGCCAAACATCccagaaacaaaaatagaaataggtACAGAGATGTCAGCCCCT TTGATCACAGTCGAATTAAGCTAAACCAAGGTGACAATGACTATATCAATGCTAGTTTGATAAAAATGGAAGAGGCCCAAAGGAGCTACATCCTTACCCAG GGACCTTTGCCAAATACTTGTGGTCACTTTTGGGAGATGGTTTGGGAACAGAAAAGCCGTGGTGTTGTCATGTTGAACAGAGTGATGGAAAAGGGATCC GTAAAGTGTGCACAGTACTGGccaaggaaagaggagaaggaaatggttTTTGAAGATACAAATTTGAAACTAACATTGGTGTCTGAAGATATAAAATCGTATTACACAGTACGACAGCTAGAATTGGAAAACCTTACA ACACAGGAAACGAGAGAGATTCTGCACTTTCATTATACTACGTGGCCTGACTTTGGCGTCCCGGAGTCACCTGCTTCATTCCTTAATTTCCTGTTCAAAGTGAGGGAATCTGGCTCGCTTAACCCCGAGCATGGACCTGTTGTGGTACACTGCAGTGCAGGAATTGGCAGATCAGGAACTTTTTGTTTGGTCGATACCTGTCTTCTACTG atggaCAAACGGAAAGATCCTTCTTCTGTCGATGTTAAACACGTTCTCCTGGAAATGAGGAAGTACAGAATGGGACTCATACAGACAGCAGATCAGCTCCGTTTCTCCTACTTAGCTGTTATTGAAGGGGCAAAATTCATTATGGGAGATGCTTCAGTGCAA TGGAAGGAGCTCTCCAATGAAGACGTGGACCCTCCACCTGAACataccccaccacctcccagaCCACCAAAGCGAACCTCAGAAATGCACAATGGAAAAATGCATGAACACACAGAATTCTTTCCTAAACATCAAGTAGTAGAGGAGGAGATTCGATGTTCGGTCGGCACTGTGGAAGAGATGGTTCCAGATGGCAGAGCTCGTTCGTCTGTACCACTGACCACAGACAG CACTAGTCTAGACACTGAAATTCGGAGGAGAACTGTTGGTGAAAATCCACGTCTCTCGCCCCATAAAGAAGAGTCAATGAAGTCAGAAAGCTcggaagaggaggaggagaacgtGATGACAACTTGGAAGCCATTTCTAGTGAATATTTGCATGTTCACATTCCTCACGGCAGGAGCTTATCTCTGTTACAGGGTGTGTTTTCATTGA
- the PTPN1 gene encoding tyrosine-protein phosphatase non-receptor type 1 isoform X1 — translation MQSPEPRPREQPERRGGQAWRGCPTMEIEKEFHRLDQAASWAAIYQDIRHEASDFPCKVAKHPRNKNRNRYRDVSPFDHSRIKLNQGDNDYINASLIKMEEAQRSYILTQGPLPNTCGHFWEMVWEQKSRGVVMLNRVMEKGSVKCAQYWPRKEEKEMVFEDTNLKLTLVSEDIKSYYTVRQLELENLTTQETREILHFHYTTWPDFGVPESPASFLNFLFKVRESGSLNPEHGPVVVHCSAGIGRSGTFCLVDTCLLLMDKRKDPSSVDVKHVLLEMRKYRMGLIQTADQLRFSYLAVIEGAKFIMGDASVQEQWKELSNEDVDPPPEHTPPPPRPPKRTSEMHNGKMHEHTEFFPKHQVVEEEIRCSVGTVEEMVPDGRARSSVPLTTDSTSLDTEIRRRTVGENPRLSPHKEESMKSESSEEEEENVMTTWKPFLVNICMFTFLTAGAYLCYRVCFH, via the exons GACATCAGGCATGAAGCCAGCGATTTTCCGTGTAAAGTGGCCAAACATCccagaaacaaaaatagaaataggtACAGAGATGTCAGCCCCT TTGATCACAGTCGAATTAAGCTAAACCAAGGTGACAATGACTATATCAATGCTAGTTTGATAAAAATGGAAGAGGCCCAAAGGAGCTACATCCTTACCCAG GGACCTTTGCCAAATACTTGTGGTCACTTTTGGGAGATGGTTTGGGAACAGAAAAGCCGTGGTGTTGTCATGTTGAACAGAGTGATGGAAAAGGGATCC GTAAAGTGTGCACAGTACTGGccaaggaaagaggagaaggaaatggttTTTGAAGATACAAATTTGAAACTAACATTGGTGTCTGAAGATATAAAATCGTATTACACAGTACGACAGCTAGAATTGGAAAACCTTACA ACACAGGAAACGAGAGAGATTCTGCACTTTCATTATACTACGTGGCCTGACTTTGGCGTCCCGGAGTCACCTGCTTCATTCCTTAATTTCCTGTTCAAAGTGAGGGAATCTGGCTCGCTTAACCCCGAGCATGGACCTGTTGTGGTACACTGCAGTGCAGGAATTGGCAGATCAGGAACTTTTTGTTTGGTCGATACCTGTCTTCTACTG atggaCAAACGGAAAGATCCTTCTTCTGTCGATGTTAAACACGTTCTCCTGGAAATGAGGAAGTACAGAATGGGACTCATACAGACAGCAGATCAGCTCCGTTTCTCCTACTTAGCTGTTATTGAAGGGGCAAAATTCATTATGGGAGATGCTTCAGTGCAA gAACAGTGGAAGGAGCTCTCCAATGAAGACGTGGACCCTCCACCTGAACataccccaccacctcccagaCCACCAAAGCGAACCTCAGAAATGCACAATGGAAAAATGCATGAACACACAGAATTCTTTCCTAAACATCAAGTAGTAGAGGAGGAGATTCGATGTTCGGTCGGCACTGTGGAAGAGATGGTTCCAGATGGCAGAGCTCGTTCGTCTGTACCACTGACCACAGACAG CACTAGTCTAGACACTGAAATTCGGAGGAGAACTGTTGGTGAAAATCCACGTCTCTCGCCCCATAAAGAAGAGTCAATGAAGTCAGAAAGCTcggaagaggaggaggagaacgtGATGACAACTTGGAAGCCATTTCTAGTGAATATTTGCATGTTCACATTCCTCACGGCAGGAGCTTATCTCTGTTACAGGGTGTGTTTTCATTGA
- the PTPN1 gene encoding tyrosine-protein phosphatase non-receptor type 1 isoform X3, whose amino-acid sequence MEEAQRSYILTQGPLPNTCGHFWEMVWEQKSRGVVMLNRVMEKGSVKCAQYWPRKEEKEMVFEDTNLKLTLVSEDIKSYYTVRQLELENLTTQETREILHFHYTTWPDFGVPESPASFLNFLFKVRESGSLNPEHGPVVVHCSAGIGRSGTFCLVDTCLLLMDKRKDPSSVDVKHVLLEMRKYRMGLIQTADQLRFSYLAVIEGAKFIMGDASVQEQWKELSNEDVDPPPEHTPPPPRPPKRTSEMHNGKMHEHTEFFPKHQVVEEEIRCSVGTVEEMVPDGRARSSVPLTTDSTSLDTEIRRRTVGENPRLSPHKEESMKSESSEEEEENVMTTWKPFLVNICMFTFLTAGAYLCYRVCFH is encoded by the exons ATGGAAGAGGCCCAAAGGAGCTACATCCTTACCCAG GGACCTTTGCCAAATACTTGTGGTCACTTTTGGGAGATGGTTTGGGAACAGAAAAGCCGTGGTGTTGTCATGTTGAACAGAGTGATGGAAAAGGGATCC GTAAAGTGTGCACAGTACTGGccaaggaaagaggagaaggaaatggttTTTGAAGATACAAATTTGAAACTAACATTGGTGTCTGAAGATATAAAATCGTATTACACAGTACGACAGCTAGAATTGGAAAACCTTACA ACACAGGAAACGAGAGAGATTCTGCACTTTCATTATACTACGTGGCCTGACTTTGGCGTCCCGGAGTCACCTGCTTCATTCCTTAATTTCCTGTTCAAAGTGAGGGAATCTGGCTCGCTTAACCCCGAGCATGGACCTGTTGTGGTACACTGCAGTGCAGGAATTGGCAGATCAGGAACTTTTTGTTTGGTCGATACCTGTCTTCTACTG atggaCAAACGGAAAGATCCTTCTTCTGTCGATGTTAAACACGTTCTCCTGGAAATGAGGAAGTACAGAATGGGACTCATACAGACAGCAGATCAGCTCCGTTTCTCCTACTTAGCTGTTATTGAAGGGGCAAAATTCATTATGGGAGATGCTTCAGTGCAA gAACAGTGGAAGGAGCTCTCCAATGAAGACGTGGACCCTCCACCTGAACataccccaccacctcccagaCCACCAAAGCGAACCTCAGAAATGCACAATGGAAAAATGCATGAACACACAGAATTCTTTCCTAAACATCAAGTAGTAGAGGAGGAGATTCGATGTTCGGTCGGCACTGTGGAAGAGATGGTTCCAGATGGCAGAGCTCGTTCGTCTGTACCACTGACCACAGACAG CACTAGTCTAGACACTGAAATTCGGAGGAGAACTGTTGGTGAAAATCCACGTCTCTCGCCCCATAAAGAAGAGTCAATGAAGTCAGAAAGCTcggaagaggaggaggagaacgtGATGACAACTTGGAAGCCATTTCTAGTGAATATTTGCATGTTCACATTCCTCACGGCAGGAGCTTATCTCTGTTACAGGGTGTGTTTTCATTGA